The proteins below come from a single Desulfovibrio sp. genomic window:
- the modA gene encoding molybdate ABC transporter substrate-binding protein, translated as MKPLVLPERFRLLLILTACILVFAQSAHADGPSITTGLGYKPMVQQLCAAFAQQSGVKPTEMYSGNIGQIIEQAKAGSGVSIIVSEKGTLQDSGLAFAAYEPLGEAVLVLAWRKGLHLASVQDLTKPEFAKIGYPDAKAAIYGRAAVAFMKGNNLLEPLKAKLSMLSTVPQVFSYLVSGDLDAAFVNEAIARKQGDSVGGWMEVREGYTPMLLVAGIVAGQENKAEVRLFMQFLKTPEAQRILAGNGLRL; from the coding sequence ATGAAGCCTCTGGTATTGCCTGAACGTTTTCGCCTTTTGCTGATACTGACCGCATGCATCCTTGTTTTTGCGCAGTCGGCCCATGCTGACGGGCCATCTATCACCACCGGTCTTGGATACAAGCCCATGGTGCAGCAGTTGTGCGCTGCCTTTGCGCAGCAATCAGGCGTAAAACCCACAGAAATGTACAGCGGCAATATCGGTCAGATAATTGAACAGGCCAAGGCGGGGAGCGGCGTCAGCATTATTGTTTCAGAAAAAGGCACGTTGCAGGATTCCGGTCTGGCCTTTGCCGCCTATGAACCGCTTGGCGAAGCCGTGCTCGTGCTGGCGTGGCGTAAAGGGCTGCACCTTGCCTCGGTGCAGGATCTCACCAAACCGGAATTTGCCAAAATCGGCTATCCCGATGCCAAGGCGGCCATTTACGGCAGAGCGGCAGTGGCCTTCATGAAGGGCAACAACCTGCTGGAGCCGCTCAAGGCAAAGCTTTCAATGCTTTCCACTGTGCCCCAGGTTTTTTCCTACCTTGTTTCCGGCGATCTTGACGCCGCCTTTGTGAACGAGGCCATTGCCCGCAAGCAGGGCGACAGCGTTGGCGGCTGGATGGAAGTGCGCGAGGGCTATACGCCCATGCTACTGGTGGCGGGTATTGTGGCCGGGCAGGAGAACAAGGCCGAAGTGCGCTTGTTCATGCAGTTTCTGAAAACTCCGGAAGCGCAGCGCATCCTTGCGGGCAACGGCCTGCGCTTGTAG
- the modC gene encoding molybdenum ABC transporter ATP-binding protein, whose translation MLHVDIHKKHGDFELQLEFTLAECGIAVIFGPSGSGKTSLINCIAGLETPDTGQILCHGITCFNAEQGINLPPEARRLGYVFQDARLFPHLSVRENLRFGLRFHAAHASNDAPDIDDVADLLDIAPLLHRRPAHLSGGEKQRVAIGRALLCRPRLLLMDEPLSSLDMSLKDGLMAYIARIPQQWNVPVLYVTHSPDETLALGNSMLLLRHGRLEAQGMVEDTLHKAHRLGLLPYPTFYLSGAAHEASGIA comes from the coding sequence ATGCTGCACGTAGATATCCATAAAAAACACGGCGATTTTGAACTGCAACTTGAATTTACGCTTGCGGAGTGCGGCATTGCTGTGATCTTTGGCCCTTCCGGTTCCGGAAAAACAAGCCTTATCAATTGCATTGCAGGACTGGAAACGCCAGATACAGGGCAGATACTCTGCCACGGCATCACCTGCTTTAACGCGGAACAAGGCATAAATCTGCCGCCAGAGGCCAGACGCCTGGGTTATGTTTTTCAGGACGCCCGCCTGTTTCCACACCTTTCTGTCCGCGAGAACCTGCGTTTCGGCCTCCGGTTCCATGCTGCCCACGCCAGCAATGATGCGCCCGATATAGATGATGTTGCCGATCTGCTCGATATCGCCCCCTTGCTGCACAGACGCCCGGCCCATCTTTCCGGCGGCGAAAAGCAGCGCGTTGCCATTGGGCGTGCCCTGCTCTGCCGCCCGCGCCTTCTTCTCATGGACGAACCCCTTTCATCGCTGGACATGAGCCTCAAGGATGGCCTTATGGCCTACATTGCGCGCATTCCGCAGCAGTGGAACGTGCCAGTGCTGTACGTCACCCATTCACCGGATGAGACGCTGGCGCTTGGCAACAGCATGCTGCTGTTGCGCCATGGCCGTCTCGAAGCACAAGGCATGGTTGAGGATACCCTACACAAGGCACACAGGCTGGGCCTGTTGCCGTACCCCACCTTTTATCTGTCAGGAGCCGCACATGAAGCCTCTGGTATTGCCTGA
- a CDS encoding outer membrane beta-barrel protein, which yields MKRFILALALVLSLALPNIAAAEGNGMYLAPKFLMSFQNTGQIERSRALAGSGVDQYSQFTLGGALALGYDFWPQQMLPLRAELEFAMRGNNEKTWSDGGAAIKQVKGTWNSSTLFANLFWDFHNDSIMTPYVGGGLGMAFNYAGYDFTANNGDKFSGDQRTTNFAWNLGAGVAFNINEHFAIDAGYRFVSLGYNDVSVTSAGNKYNVGNRPYENEFMLGLRYGF from the coding sequence ATGAAACGCTTTATTCTTGCGTTGGCGTTGGTGCTGAGTCTGGCACTGCCCAACATTGCCGCTGCTGAAGGCAACGGCATGTATCTGGCCCCCAAATTCTTGATGAGCTTTCAAAATACCGGCCAAATTGAACGCTCCCGCGCCCTGGCTGGCTCCGGAGTAGACCAGTACAGCCAGTTCACCCTTGGTGGCGCCCTGGCCCTGGGCTATGACTTCTGGCCCCAGCAGATGCTGCCCCTGCGTGCCGAACTTGAATTCGCCATGCGCGGCAACAATGAAAAGACCTGGAGCGATGGCGGCGCGGCCATCAAGCAGGTCAAGGGTACCTGGAACTCCTCGACCCTGTTTGCAAACCTGTTCTGGGATTTCCACAACGACAGCATCATGACCCCGTATGTGGGTGGTGGTCTTGGCATGGCCTTCAACTACGCTGGCTATGACTTTACCGCCAACAACGGCGACAAGTTCAGCGGCGATCAGCGCACCACCAACTTTGCGTGGAACCTGGGCGCTGGTGTTGCCTTCAACATCAACGAGCACTTCGCCATTGATGCTGGCTACCGCTTTGTGAGCCTTGGCTACAACGATGTGAGCGTCACCTCTGCTGGCAACAAGTACAACGTTGGCAACCGCCCCTACGAAAACGAGTTCATGCTCGGCCTGCGCTACGGCTTCTAA
- a CDS encoding ABC transporter permease subunit encodes MQLHELWRALCAPEVSFSVLLTLRVCIVCLILHALTAIPLARLGMAKNPHLRRVVNFIITLPLVFPPMALGFLLLLFFGRNGWGGIALRETLGVSLVFSQGGIILAAWLAGLPLVVKPVQTALNNPELLRFEQAARVCGASPRKCFFLVTLPLIRHGLAAGLLLGITRAMGEVGISLMLGGNIAGRTNTLSLEVFNAVSTGEFQRAALLCAILAIISLLLYLGIDWCQKRSF; translated from the coding sequence ATGCAGCTTCATGAACTGTGGCGCGCCCTGTGTGCGCCTGAAGTCAGCTTTTCCGTGCTGCTGACCCTGCGGGTTTGTATTGTCTGCCTGATCTTGCATGCCCTGACGGCCATTCCTCTTGCCCGGCTGGGTATGGCGAAAAATCCGCATCTGCGGCGGGTGGTCAACTTTATCATCACCCTGCCGCTGGTTTTTCCGCCCATGGCTTTGGGTTTTTTGCTGCTCCTGTTCTTTGGCCGCAACGGATGGGGAGGCATTGCCCTGCGAGAGACACTGGGCGTCAGCCTGGTATTTTCGCAGGGGGGCATCATTCTTGCCGCATGGCTGGCAGGGCTGCCCCTTGTGGTCAAGCCCGTGCAAACAGCGCTGAACAATCCCGAGCTGCTGCGCTTTGAGCAGGCGGCGCGGGTGTGCGGCGCATCCCCCCGCAAATGTTTTTTTCTTGTGACCTTGCCGCTCATCCGGCATGGCCTTGCTGCCGGGCTGCTGCTGGGCATCACGCGGGCCATGGGCGAGGTGGGCATCAGCCTCATGCTCGGCGGCAACATTGCGGGGCGCACCAATACGCTCTCGCTGGAAGTGTTCAACGCTGTATCCACAGGCGAATTCCAGCGGGCAGCCCTGCTCTGCGCCATACTGGCGATAATCAGTCTTTTGCTGTACCTTGGCATTGATTGGTGTCAAAAACGGTCATTCTAG
- the modD gene encoding ModD protein: MHFPCSDTWLEGLLPDDCPGLDLTVELLGIAATSGIMRFAPKADCTISGVEEAGLLLRKCGLSVSRTAANGDRLAAGQQCLEATGSAAPLHRGWKLAQTLMEYMTGIATRAAHMVEQAHTANPAVRVAVTRKNFPGAKAICLEAAMNGGAIIHRQNLSDSILIFDQHRVFLPGEQQTSLRGVAAMMDKLRAKAPERKISAEVDTFDDALLVAEAGIDIVQCEKFDCETLAATVGAVRALRDDIVILAAGGVNGGNAAQYAATGVDVLVTSWPYFGKPADIKVVMEKAP; this comes from the coding sequence ATGCACTTTCCCTGTTCCGATACATGGCTGGAGGGCCTGCTGCCAGACGACTGCCCCGGCCTTGACCTTACGGTAGAACTGCTCGGTATTGCCGCAACCTCGGGCATCATGCGCTTTGCGCCCAAGGCGGATTGCACCATCAGCGGTGTGGAAGAAGCCGGATTGCTCCTGCGCAAATGCGGTCTTTCTGTCAGCCGCACCGCCGCCAACGGCGACAGGCTTGCAGCGGGTCAGCAATGTCTGGAGGCCACAGGCTCCGCCGCCCCCCTGCACCGAGGCTGGAAGCTGGCCCAGACCCTGATGGAATACATGACAGGCATTGCCACGCGGGCGGCGCACATGGTGGAGCAGGCCCACACTGCCAACCCCGCGGTGCGCGTGGCTGTAACGCGCAAAAACTTTCCCGGCGCCAAGGCCATCTGCCTGGAGGCTGCGATGAACGGAGGAGCCATCATACATCGGCAAAACCTCTCGGACAGTATCCTCATTTTTGACCAGCACCGCGTTTTTCTGCCCGGCGAGCAGCAGACCTCGTTGCGCGGCGTGGCAGCAATGATGGACAAATTGCGAGCGAAAGCGCCTGAGCGCAAGATCAGCGCCGAGGTGGACACCTTTGACGATGCGCTGCTTGTGGCGGAGGCGGGCATTGATATTGTTCAGTGCGAAAAATTCGACTGCGAAACCCTTGCCGCAACCGTGGGCGCTGTGCGCGCCCTGCGTGACGACATCGTCATTCTGGCCGCTGGCGGCGTCAACGGCGGCAACGCCGCCCAGTACGCGGCCACTGGCGTTGACGTGCTCGTCACAAGCTGGCCCTACTTTGGCAAACCGGCAGACATCAAGGTTGTGATGGAAAAAGCCCCCTAA
- a CDS encoding DnaA/Hda family protein, translated as MREQWSEISENLKKMLHSGVFKVWIAPLQAQVHAGGLLLTAPNAFVASWLEGKMLSTLREAAAPVLGLDPSSVDVRITAAGDTARSSKPAANLPARDNQDNLAFATSPVQQPASFALPHNAEAPAKQADTAEQFTHSSSILNATFSGLAANATEAASRQDTAAQQMARPQLQATLPISSTPAYRLATNWRYSFADFVVGPTNNMAVAAAQDVSRSSGCVRTLFMNSAPGLGKTHLAQAVGRAIAEERSGARVGYLTAEDFASRFVAALRTHDIENFKTRFRDLDVLLLEDVHFLQGKEKMQDMALAVVKSLQAKGGRVIFTSSFSPRELQRVDSQLVSHFCSGILTDIGRPTEDMRRHILERKAKSFQVLLPDSVCELLACRLDGDVRQMESCLNSLIFKARLLNCGLNLDLAMEVLSQYAEISCGPDMPTIVRLVCESYGLNERQLSSRSRRKECVLGRNTVYYLARKHTELTLEEIGEKFNRRHSTVIKGITSVERELSKETSLGRQIARAVKLIERNAGMGA; from the coding sequence ATGCGCGAACAATGGTCGGAAATTTCTGAAAATCTCAAGAAAATGCTGCATTCCGGCGTTTTCAAGGTCTGGATTGCACCCTTGCAGGCACAAGTGCACGCGGGGGGGCTTTTGCTTACCGCGCCCAATGCTTTTGTGGCCAGTTGGCTTGAAGGCAAGATGCTCTCCACCCTGCGCGAAGCAGCAGCCCCGGTGCTGGGACTTGACCCATCTTCTGTTGACGTGCGCATTACCGCTGCAGGTGATACCGCCCGCAGCAGCAAGCCTGCGGCTAACCTGCCAGCCCGTGACAACCAGGATAACTTGGCCTTTGCGACCAGCCCTGTGCAGCAGCCCGCTTCTTTCGCCCTGCCCCATAATGCAGAAGCCCCAGCCAAACAGGCTGACACGGCAGAGCAGTTCACGCACTCATCTTCCATACTGAACGCGACCTTTTCTGGCTTGGCGGCCAACGCCACGGAGGCTGCCAGCCGTCAGGACACTGCTGCCCAGCAGATGGCGCGCCCGCAGTTGCAGGCCACCCTGCCCATCAGCAGCACCCCGGCCTATCGCCTGGCGACCAACTGGCGCTATTCTTTTGCGGACTTTGTGGTTGGCCCCACCAATAATATGGCTGTTGCGGCAGCTCAGGATGTGAGCCGTAGCAGCGGCTGTGTACGCACCCTGTTCATGAATTCCGCTCCTGGCCTTGGCAAAACCCACCTGGCGCAGGCCGTGGGCCGCGCCATTGCAGAAGAACGCAGCGGCGCGCGCGTGGGCTACCTTACGGCAGAAGACTTCGCCTCGCGCTTTGTGGCTGCCCTGCGCACCCACGACATCGAAAATTTCAAGACCCGTTTCCGCGATCTTGACGTGCTGCTGCTTGAAGACGTGCATTTTCTCCAGGGTAAGGAAAAAATGCAGGACATGGCTCTGGCCGTGGTTAAAAGCCTTCAGGCCAAGGGCGGACGCGTCATTTTCACCTCATCGTTTTCGCCGCGCGAACTGCAACGTGTGGACAGCCAGCTTGTGTCGCATTTCTGCTCGGGCATCCTCACCGATATTGGCCGCCCCACAGAAGACATGCGCCGCCACATTCTTGAGCGCAAGGCCAAGAGTTTTCAGGTCCTTTTGCCCGACTCCGTTTGCGAGCTGCTGGCCTGCCGCCTCGACGGCGATGTGCGCCAGATGGAATCGTGCCTGAACAGCCTCATTTTCAAGGCGCGTCTGCTCAATTGCGGGCTGAACCTTGACCTGGCTATGGAAGTGCTCAGCCAGTACGCCGAGATCAGCTGCGGGCCGGATATGCCCACCATCGTGCGCCTGGTCTGTGAAAGCTACGGCCTCAACGAGCGCCAGCTCAGCTCCCGCTCGCGCCGCAAGGAATGCGTGCTGGGCCGCAATACCGTGTATTATCTCGCGCGCAAGCACACAGAACTGACTCTTGAAGAAATCGGCGAAAAATTCAACCGCCGCCATTCCACGGTCATCAAGGGCATCACCAGCGTGGAACGCGAACTCTCCAAAGAAACCAGCCTTGGCCGCCAGATTGCCAGGGCCGTCAAACTCATCGAACGCAATGCAGGCATGGGCGCGTAA